The window CGCAGCTTCCTCAATATCCTTTTTATCAGGGTAAGAAATACGAAACGCTTTGTAATAGTTGCTGTGGCTATTTTTTAACTCAATTTTATAAATGCCTTCGGGGGTTTTGTTATCCCCCTGCTGTACTTTATCACCCACAGGAGATCCCCCCAGCGATACTTTGTAAGTTTTAAGCACATGGCTTCCATTCAACACGCTAAGCTTTCGTTTTGATTTTTCAATAAGAATATAATTGGCCTTAGAATGAGAGGCCGAAAAGGATGACGCTGAAAAAAGAAGAACAAGAGAAAATGTTAAAAGAGATTTTAAAAACATGATTTCTATTATGTCACATTCTTATAAAAAACCTACGCTTCTTGTTAAGTAAAGGCGATTTTACCGCAAAATTAGCCCAAAAGCGTATCTATAAAACAGGTTGATATTATTCCCCCGTTTAACTAGAGACCTATGCCCATACTCATTTTGGAGGTTTTTATGAAGTCTGTTCGATATTTTTTATTAGGCTTATTACTCACTACCCTGGCTTGTTCGGGAAAGTCCGGCTCTACTGGTCCATCCAAAGCCGAGCTTGATGCCATGATAGCTGCCAGCTCGCTTGTTTATAAAAGCCAAACTATTACTAAAACCGATAATGAAAACGATGGGGTTATTGATGCTTACATGGTAACAAGCTATAATCAAAATGGTCGTACACTTCATACGGATATCGATAACAATCAAGATGGCATTATTGAAGCTTACGAAGACTATACAT is drawn from bacterium and contains these coding sequences:
- a CDS encoding L,D-transpeptidase family protein, with translation MFLKSLLTFSLVLLFSASSFSASHSKANYILIEKSKRKLSVLNGSHVLKTYKVSLGGSPVGDKVQQGDNKTPEGIYKIELKNSHSNYYKAFRISYPDKKDIEEAAAKGVKPGGDIMIHGLPNGLGWVKKWQGLYDWTRGCIALSNEEIDEIWDMVDVGTTVEIKP